CACCGGGATGATGCAGGTAATGCCGTTCAGCATCGACAGCACCTTAGCGCGACGCTGGGCGCTTAAGGTGTCGCGCAAAATGGCAAAAGCGACGACGTAGCAGCCACCGGCTCCAATGCCCTGAATAAACCGTCCGGCCAGGAACAAGGTGCTGTTTTGCGCCTGTGAGCAGAGAAGAGAGGCCAGGGCAAAAATGATGGCGCCGGTTATGGCGACGGGCTGACGGCCTGCCTTATCCGCAATCTTCCCGGCAAAGACCATCGACGATGCCATCCCCGCGAGGTAGGCCGAAAACGCGATATGCAGCTGCGCTTCGCTGGCGCCCAGATCGCGGGCGATGTGCGGCAATCCCACCAGATACATATCAATGCCGGACGGATAAAGCAGAACTAATGCGAAACTACAAAACAGAAAACGCGCCATAACCCCCCCATAGATGCAGGCATGCAGGATAGGGGGTGAAAAGAGATTAGGCGAGTTGCCATTTGGACAATGGTGATTTCCCAAGAGGAAATCACCATCAGTGATCGGGCCTTACTTACCGATACAGAAGCTCGAGAAAATTCGTCCCAGCAGATCGTCCGACGTAAACTCCCCGGTGATCTCACTCAGATTCTGCTGCGCCAGACGCAGCTCTTCCGCCAGCAGTTCGCCCGCCCACGCGCCGATCAGCTGCGCTTTACCCTGAACAAGGTGGTTTGCCGCCTCTTCCAGCGCCTGCAGGTGACGACGACGCGCGAGGAAACCGCCTTCCATGCTGGTGTCAAAGCCCATGCTCTGCTTGAGATGGTTGCGCAGGTCGTCAACGCCTTCACCGGTACGCGCCGACAGGCGAATCAGTGAGTGACCATTCACATCGCTGATGCCCAGCGTTTCGCCGGTCACGTCCGCTTTGTTACGCACCACGGTGATCGGCAGTTTCGCCGGCAGACGGGCGATAAAGTCCGGCCAGATCTCTGCCGGGTCAACGGCGTCGGTCGTGGTGCCGTCCACCATAAACAGCACGCGGTCAGCCTGTTCGATCTCCTGCCAGGCGCGTTCGATACCGATGCGTTCAACTTCGTCGCTGGCATCGCGCAGGCCCGCTGTGTCGATAATATGCAGCGGCATCCCGTCGATGTGGATATGCTCGCGCAGCACGTCGCGGGTGGTGCCGGCAATGTCGGTGACGATCGCCGCTTCACGGCCCGCCAGGGCGTTCAGCAGGCTCGATTTCCCGGCGTTAGGACGTCCGGCGATAACGACCTTCATCCCTTCACGCAGCAGGCTTCCCTGGCGCGCTTCGGCGCGCACGGCGTCGAGATCGTTCATTACCTGGTTGAGCTGCGCTTCGATTTTACCGTCAGAGAGGAAGTCGATCTCCTCATCCGGGAAGTCGATAGCCGCTTCCACGTAGATCCGCAGGTGAGTAAGTGCTTCCACAAGGTGATTTACGCGGGCGGAGAATGCCCCCTGCAGCGAGTTCAGAGCGGAGCGGGCCGCCTGTTCAGAACTGGCGTCGATCAGGTCTGCAATCGCTTCTGCCTGCGCCAGGTCGAGCTTGTCGTTGAGGAAGGCACGCTCGGAGAACTCGCCCGGTTTCGCAATGCGCAGGCCAGGCAGGGTCAGGATACGTTTTAACAGCAGGTCGAGGATAACCGGGCCGCCGTGGCCCTGCAGCTCCAGCACGTCTTCGCCGGTGAAGGAGTTCGGGCCGGGGAACCACAGCGCAATGCCTTGGTCCAGCGGCGTGCCGTCGGTATCTTTAAACGGCAGGTAATCAGCGTAGCGCGGCTTTGGCAGTTTACCCAGCACCGCTTCGGCCACCTCGCGCGCCTTCAGGCCGGAGATGCGCAGAATGCCTACACCACCGCGTCCCGGTGGGGTTGCCTGGGCGACGATAGTGTCGTTATGGCTCATGGTTGGTCTCGTTCAATACAAATAAAAAAGGCGGTCAATCGACCGCCCTTATTTTAGCGTTAACTTACCGAATCAGGACTTTTTCTTTTCGCGGCTATGCAGGCCACGTTTTTCCAGACCACGATAAATCAGCTGCTGCTGGATGATGGTCACCAGGTTGCTGACGATATAGTACAGCACCAGACCTGACGGGAACCACAGGAAGAACACGGTGAAGATGACCG
This region of Enterobacter asburiae genomic DNA includes:
- the mnmE gene encoding tRNA uridine-5-carboxymethylaminomethyl(34) synthesis GTPase MnmE; amino-acid sequence: MSHNDTIVAQATPPGRGGVGILRISGLKAREVAEAVLGKLPKPRYADYLPFKDTDGTPLDQGIALWFPGPNSFTGEDVLELQGHGGPVILDLLLKRILTLPGLRIAKPGEFSERAFLNDKLDLAQAEAIADLIDASSEQAARSALNSLQGAFSARVNHLVEALTHLRIYVEAAIDFPDEEIDFLSDGKIEAQLNQVMNDLDAVRAEARQGSLLREGMKVVIAGRPNAGKSSLLNALAGREAAIVTDIAGTTRDVLREHIHIDGMPLHIIDTAGLRDASDEVERIGIERAWQEIEQADRVLFMVDGTTTDAVDPAEIWPDFIARLPAKLPITVVRNKADVTGETLGISDVNGHSLIRLSARTGEGVDDLRNHLKQSMGFDTSMEGGFLARRRHLQALEEAANHLVQGKAQLIGAWAGELLAEELRLAQQNLSEITGEFTSDDLLGRIFSSFCIGK